A genome region from Triticum aestivum cultivar Chinese Spring chromosome 2B, IWGSC CS RefSeq v2.1, whole genome shotgun sequence includes the following:
- the LOC123039787 gene encoding tyrosine decarboxylase 1-like, whose protein sequence is MKNRNPSLNVLDPDTFAGESRAVIDFLAGYYRDVDKYPVQSEAQPGSLRRLLPDAAPENGEPVDGILEDAGQHILPGLTHFQSPNFFAYYPANASTAGFVGEMLCAGLNVAPFTWAASPLATELECVMLDWMGKLMCLPDRFFFSGGGGGVLHGSTCEAVICTLAAARDRALSKLTHEGILKLVVYASDQSHTTFQKGARIVGIPPSNFRIIPTSAASSYGLTAESVRHAVEADLASGLVPLYLCATVGTTGVGAVDPVGELGEVARRYGMWLHVDAAYAGSALICPEFQGYIHGAELADSVSMNPHKWFLTNMDCCCLWVASPAQLTSALSITSEYLNDVSCQETVDVVDYKDWQIALARRFRAIKLWVVLRRYGAAGLRAHIRRHVEMAKWFEQAVKADERLEVVAPRRFSLVCFRLRPRYEGDHAVDALNRKLLNAVNASGRAFMVHTVVDNKFVIRLAIGATMTQMRHVRNAFHLILEKATKILSP, encoded by the coding sequence ATGAAAAACCGTAATCCATCACTTAATGTACTGGACCCCGACACATTCGCCGGCGAGTCCCGCGCTGTGATAGACTTCCTCGCCGGCTACTACCGCGATGTGGACAAGTACCCTGTCCAGTCGGAAGCCCAGCCGGGCAGCCTCCGTAGGCTTCTACCCGATGCGGCGCCCGAAAACGGTGAGCCGGTAGACGGAATACTGGAGGATGCAGGGCAACACATCCTCCCTGGACTGACACACTTCCAGAGCCCCAACTTCTTTGCCTACTACCCAGCCAACGCCAGCACGGCCGGGTTCGTCGGCGAGATGCTCTGCGCCGGCCTGAACGTCGCACCCTTCACATGGGCTGCCTCGCCTCTGGCAACCGAACTTGAATGCGTCATGCTGGACTGGATGGGAAAGCTCATGTGCCTCCCGGATCGCTTCTTcttctcaggcggcggcggcggggtgctgCACGGGAGCACCTGCGAGGCCGTGATATGCACTCTTGCCGCCGCACGGGATCGCGCTCTCAGCAAGCTAACCCATGAAGGCATCCTCAAGCTGGTGGTGTACGCCTCGGACCAGAGCCACACCACCTTCCAGAAGGGCGCCAGGATTGTTGGGATCCCCCCGTCAAACTTCCGCATCATCCCAACGTCGGCCGCATCCAGCTACGGCCTAACCGCAGAAAGCGTCCGCCACGCGGTGGAGGCGGACCTTGCCAGCGGCCTTGTGCCACTCTACCTGTGCGCCACGGTTGGCACCACCGGCGTCGGCGCGGTTGACCCGGTGGGTGAGCTCGGGGAGGTGGCGCGACGCTATGGCATGTGGCTCCACGTGGACGCCGCCTACGCCGGCAGCGCGCTCATCTGCCCCGAGTTCCAGGGTTACATCCACGGCGCCGAGCTGGCCGACTCGGTGAGCATGAACCCGCACAAGTGGTTCCTCACCAACATGGACTGCTGCTGCCTGTGGGTGGCCAGCCCAGCTCAGCTTACCTCCGCGCTCTCCATCACTTCAGAGTACCTCAACGACGTCAGCTGCCAAGAAACCGTGGATGTGGTGGACTACAAGGACTGGCAGATTGCCTTGGCACGCCGATTCCGCGCCATCAAGCTGTGGGTTGTTCTACGACGGTACGGCGCGGCGGGCCTACGAGCGCACATCAGGAGGCATGTGGAGATGGCAAAGTGGTTTGAGCAGGCGGTGAAGGCCGACGAGCGGCTCGAGGTGGTCGCGCCGAGGAGATTCTCCCTTGTGTGCTTCCGTCTCCGCCCAAGGTATGAAGGCGACCATGCGGTGGACGCCTTGAACCGTAAGCTTCTCAACGCGGTGAACGCCAGCGGGAGGGCCTTCATGGTACACACTGTGGTGGACAACAAGTTCGTTATCCGGCTGGCAATAGGTGCCACCATGACCCAGATGCGCCACGTCCGAAACGCATTTCACCTGATCCTGGAGAAAGCTACCAAAATACTCTCTCCGTAA